A portion of the Chelonia mydas isolate rCheMyd1 chromosome 23, rCheMyd1.pri.v2, whole genome shotgun sequence genome contains these proteins:
- the TGFB1 gene encoding transforming growth factor beta-1 proprotein, with product MGQAMGPLFLFLLALVRLWASQALSTCKTINMELVKRKRIEAIRGQILSKLRLDSPPQVEGGDAALLRLPEEVMSLYNSTRDMVRDMARQQEAAKLRESPQDEYYAKEVHKFSMLSVKDDSYKDWGKTYHGTFFLFNASQVRAQISSEALLHRAELRMLQKPGTEQRVELYQHYGNRSWRYLDSRAVGRAPEEEWLAFDVTEVVRQWLSGQEPLEIFKLSVHCSCEAACEELKVTIDGFDQKRGDLGTVSSTAQKVPYVLVMSTPLERASHLQSSRHRRALDTDYCFGTEEKNCCVRPLYIDFRKDLQWKWIHEPKGYMANFCMGPCPYIWSSDTQYSKVLALYNQHNPGASAAPCCVPQALAPLPIVYYVGRKPKVEQLSNMIVSSCKCS from the exons ATGGGGCAGGCCATGGGGCCgctcttcctcttcctgctggCCCTGGTGCGGCTCTGGGCGAGCCAGGCCCTGTCCACCTGCAAGACCATCAACATGGAGCTGGTGAAGAGGAAGCGGATCGAGGCCATCCGCGGGCAGATCCTCAGCAAGCTGCGGCTGGACAGCCCCCCCCAGGTGGAGGGGGGGGACGCCGCCCTGCTCCGCCTGCCCGAGGAGGTGATGTCGCTTTACAACAGCACCCGCGACATGGTGCGGGACATGGCCCGCCAGCAGGAGGCGGCGAAGCTGCGTGAGAGCCCCCAGGACGAGTACTACGCCAAGGAGGTGCACAAGTTCTCCATGCTGTCGGTGAAAGACG ACAGCTACAAGGACTGGGGCAAGACCTACCATGGCACCTTCTTCCTGTTCAACGCCTCGCAGGTGCGGGCGCAGATCAGCAGCGAGGCCCTGCTGCACCGGGCCGAGCTGCGCATGCTGCAGAAGCCGGGCACGGAGCAGCGGGTGGAGCTGTACCAG CACTACGGGAACAGGTCCTGGCGGTACCTGGACAGTCGCGCCGTGGGGCGGGCGCCCGAGGAGGAGTGGCTGGCCTTCGACGTCACCGAGGTGGTCCGCCAGTGGCTGAGTGGCCAAG AGCCGCTGGAGATCTTTAAACTCAGCGTTCACTGCTCCTGCGAGGCCGCCTGTGAGGAACTGAAAGTGACCATAGACG GCTTTGACCAGAAGCGGGGGGACCTGGGCACCGTCTCCTCCACGGCCCAGAAGGTGCCCTACGTGCTGGTGATGTCCACGCCCCTGGAGCGCGCCAGCCACCTGCAGAGCTCGCGCCACCGCCGGGCGCTGGACACCGACTACTGCTTCGG GACGGAGGAGAAGAATTGCTGCGTGCGGCCCCTCTACATCGACTTCCGCAAGGACCTGCAGTGGAAGTGGATCCACGAGCCCAAGGGCTACATGGCCAACTTCTGCATGGGCCCCTGCCCCTACATCTGGAGCTCCGACACCCAGTACAGCAAG GTCCTGGCATTGTACAACCAGCACAACCCGGGCGCCTCGGCCGCGCCCTGCTGCGTCCCCCAGGCCCTGGCGCCCCTGCCCATCGTCTACTACGTGGGGCGCAAGCCCAAGGTGGAGCAGCTCTCCAACATGATCGTCAGCTCCTGCAAGTGCAGCTGA